The following coding sequences are from one bacterium window:
- a CDS encoding Na+:solute symporter, giving the protein MTLQFVDWISIIVFFIVSLAIGVIVSKRAGTSAAEFFASGRSMPWWLLGVSMVATTFSADTPNLVTDLVRQHGVAGNWMWWAFLLTGMVTVFIYSKLWRRSKVLTDIEFYELRYSGRIAAFLRGFRALYLGVFFNVVIMATVMLAAIKIGGVIMGVSPVKTVLVTSVIVVTYSLMGGLRGVLITDFFQFLIAMTGAVLAAIVVLRLPQVGGLSGLFSNPAVHAKLSILPDFSDTTLVMTVFIIPIAVQWWSVWYPGAEPGGGGYIAQRMLAAKNEKHAVGATMFFNFAHYALRPWPWIIVALASIVVFPDLSALHQAFPHVAQNIVKNDLAYSAMLTFLPAGLLGLVIASLIAAVMSTISTHLNWGASYVVNDFYKRFLVKDSSEKRQVLIGRITIAVLMLLAAFLALFLQNALQAFNILLQIGAGTGLLFLLRWFWWRINAASEIAAMVISFLVAIYFEFVHAHTGLAPLLSWQKLVIGVAVTTAGWVLVAFITKPTDFNVLADFCRKIHPGGPGWQKIMNEAKSKNMDISAAETEWDVPAGLAGVFFGTVMIYSLLFSIGFWLYGNIIPAVITTASGAIALIFLLFIWKRMRTD; this is encoded by the coding sequence ATGACTTTACAATTTGTTGACTGGATATCCATAATTGTTTTTTTTATTGTTTCTCTTGCAATAGGTGTAATTGTTTCAAAACGGGCAGGCACAAGCGCTGCGGAGTTTTTTGCTTCCGGAAGAAGCATGCCGTGGTGGCTTCTCGGTGTATCAATGGTTGCAACAACATTTTCCGCTGATACTCCCAATCTTGTAACAGACCTGGTCAGGCAGCACGGTGTTGCAGGAAACTGGATGTGGTGGGCATTCCTCTTAACCGGAATGGTTACGGTTTTTATATACTCAAAACTCTGGCGAAGGTCAAAAGTACTCACTGATATCGAGTTTTATGAGTTAAGATACAGCGGCAGAATTGCAGCGTTTTTAAGAGGGTTCAGGGCTCTGTATCTCGGAGTGTTTTTTAATGTAGTTATAATGGCAACAGTTATGCTTGCAGCTATAAAAATAGGCGGTGTGATAATGGGAGTTTCTCCTGTAAAAACTGTTCTTGTAACATCTGTAATTGTTGTAACCTACTCCCTGATGGGCGGGCTGAGAGGAGTACTTATTACGGATTTTTTTCAGTTTTTAATTGCTATGACAGGAGCGGTTCTCGCAGCAATAGTTGTGCTTAGGCTGCCGCAGGTAGGAGGATTGTCAGGGCTGTTTTCAAATCCGGCAGTACATGCAAAGCTGTCCATTTTGCCGGATTTTTCCGATACAACTCTTGTTATGACAGTCTTTATTATACCTATTGCTGTTCAGTGGTGGAGCGTCTGGTATCCGGGAGCAGAGCCCGGAGGAGGCGGATACATTGCACAGAGAATGCTTGCTGCAAAAAATGAGAAACATGCTGTAGGAGCAACAATGTTTTTTAACTTTGCCCATTATGCTCTGCGCCCATGGCCGTGGATCATTGTTGCACTTGCTTCAATTGTTGTTTTTCCTGACCTTAGCGCACTTCATCAGGCATTCCCTCATGTTGCGCAAAATATAGTAAAAAATGATCTTGCATACTCTGCTATGCTTACGTTCCTGCCTGCGGGCCTTCTCGGGCTTGTAATTGCATCCCTGATTGCAGCTGTGATGTCCACAATATCTACACATCTTAACTGGGGAGCATCTTACGTTGTAAATGATTTTTATAAAAGATTCCTCGTTAAAGATTCATCTGAAAAGCGGCAGGTATTAATCGGCAGGATAACAATTGCAGTTCTTATGCTTCTTGCAGCTTTTCTTGCTCTTTTTCTTCAGAATGCACTTCAGGCATTCAATATCCTTCTTCAGATCGGTGCAGGCACAGGACTTCTGTTTTTACTCAGGTGGTTCTGGTGGAGAATAAATGCTGCAAGTGAAATAGCTGCTATGGTAATATCGTTTCTTGTTGCAATATATTTTGAATTTGTGCATGCACATACCGGCCTGGCACCTCTACTCAGCTGGCAGAAACTGGTAATAGGTGTGGCTGTCACTACTGCAGGATGGGTTCTTGTTGCATTTATTACAAAACCAACGGATTTTAATGTATTGGCTGATTTCTGCAGAAAAATTCATCCGGGAGGCCCGGGATGGCAAAAAATTATGAATGAAGCGAAAAGTAAAAATATGGATATTTCAGCGGCTGAAACCGAGTGGGATGTTCCTGCAGGGCTGGCAGGAGTATTTTTCGGAACTGTTATGATTTACAGTTTGCTTTTTTCAATAGGATTCTGGCTTTACGGAAACATTATTCCTGCTGTTATAACAACTGCAAGCGGAGCTATAGCTTTGATTTTTCTCTTGTTCATCTGGAAGCGGATGCGTACTGATTGA
- a CDS encoding DUF4968 domain-containing protein, with translation MKKIAFYLILVMSLGANHYSLSKSLDLSNYVTKASINDSVRISLYTPTMFRIRISHFPLKNRFPEKYEIPFLIGKLENWDPVEYSSVKKKNSTEIYTAKLTIVISNSGKEFKVFTHDRKEIYPSHGPIYGMF, from the coding sequence ATGAAAAAAATTGCTTTTTACTTAATTTTGGTGATGAGTCTGGGAGCAAACCATTATTCACTGTCAAAGTCTCTTGATCTTTCAAACTATGTGACAAAGGCAAGTATTAATGATAGCGTAAGAATATCTCTTTACACGCCCACTATGTTCAGGATAAGAATTTCACACTTCCCTCTTAAAAACAGGTTCCCGGAAAAATATGAGATACCGTTTCTAATCGGAAAACTGGAAAACTGGGATCCTGTAGAGTATTCAAGTGTCAAAAAGAAAAACAGTACGGAAATATATACAGCAAAATTGACGATTGTAATAAGTAATTCAGGTAAAGAGTTCAAAGTTTTTACTCATGATCGTAAGGAAATCTATCCTTCTCATGGTCCCATTTACGGAATGTTCAG